Part of the Candidatus Binataceae bacterium genome, GAGAAAATACCTCAACCCACCCACTCTGCTTCAGCCGCGCGGTTACACGCATGTCGTGACCGTCGCGGGCGGCGGCAAGATGGTCTTCATCTCGGGACAAGTCGCGGTGGACAAGGACGGAAAGCTGGTCGGACCGGGCGATTTGAAGACCCAGATCCGGCAGGCCGCGAGCAATTTGAAGCTCGCGCTGGAGGCCGCCGGAGCGACCCCCGCCGATATCGTCAAGACCAATACCTACATCGTCAACTACAAGCAGGCCGACTATTCGGCGCTGCGCGAGGCGCGCGCGGAGCTGTTCCCATCAGGAGAGCCACCCGCGTCGACGCTGGTCGGAGTAACCTCGCTCGCCGTCGACGGTCTGATGGTCGAGATGGAAGCGATTGCCGTGGTGAAGTGAGACTTAAAGCTTCGCCCCAGGACAACGCGCGGGTGGAAGCCGAGCACTGATTCCGAATCACCTCCGGTTTTGGTGGTCATCGCGGCATAGAAGTCCTTTCCGAGTCTCCCTCACGGAGGCGGCGGACCGCGGGCCGCTTTCTCCCGGGAAACCATGGGGAATTTGACTCTGGCGCCCGCCTTTGATGACTTGGCCCGCATGGCCGGCTACGACGAGTCCACCTATGGCGAGCGTATCGCGGATGTTTACGACGAATTCTTTACCACCCCCACCAACGCCACGGACGCGGTCGCGTTTCTCGCTTCGGTCGCGGGAAGCCGGCGCGTGCTGGAACTTGGAATCGGTACGGGCAGAATAGCGCTGCCGCTGGCTGCTCAGGGCCTCAAGGTTTCGGGTATCGACTCGTCCGCGAAGATGGTCGAGAAACTTCGCGACAAGCCGGGCGGGGACGCAATTCCGGTCGCGCTTGGAAACTTTGTCGACGTCAAAGTCCCGGGACAGTTCTCACTGATCTACGTAGTATTCAGCACCTTCTTTGGTGGACTGTTCACCCAGGAAGACCAAATTCGATGTTTCGATCGCGTCGCACGTCATCTCACATACGACGGTGTGTTCGTGCTCGAAGCGTTTGTACCGGACGTCTCCCGCTTCGATCGCGGACAGCGAACCTCGACCATCTATCTCGATAGCGAAACCGCGGTAATCGACTCGGCCAAACACGATCCGGTCACGCAGCGGGTCCATGCCGCGCACATGATCGTGAGCGAGGAGGGAAACCGCCTTTATCCGGTTCAGCTCCGTTACGCCTGGCCATCGGAGCTGGATCTGATGGCACGGCTGGCCGGCATGAGGCTGCGCGAACGCTGGGGTGGATGGCGCCGAGAATCTTTCAGCGCGCTCAGCCCCCTGCACGTGAGCGTGTACGAAAAAGTCCGTGTCGCGACCGGGCCATCGACAAGGGCGAAACCCCGTTACCGGGTTAAGCGCTAAAGCCGCCGCGGCAAACGCGGGCGTGCTTGACAGGTATCGTCATGAACGCAATCGAAGAACGCTTTCGCAAACAAACTGTCAAGTCCGCGCAACTCGCGGAACGCGCGGAGCAGGTGATGCCGGGTGGTGACACGCGCACCACCACATACCATCGGCCGTACCCGCTCGCTATCGATCGCGGCGAAGGGCCGTTTCTGTTCGACGTCGATGGCAACCGCTATATCGACTTGCTCGGAAATTACACCAGCTTGGTCCATGGGCATGCCTACCCGCCGATCGCCGAGGCCGTTGCCCGCGTCGCGCGCAACGGCACGGCGTGGCCGGCGCGGTCGCGGGCCCAAATCGAATTGGCAGAGCTGTTGTGCGAAAGAATCCCCTCGGTGGAGAGCATTCGGTTCTGCAACTCCGGTACCGAGGCCGGCATGCTGGCAGCGCAGGTTGCCCGTCATCTGACCGGACGCAAGTTGTTAGTGATGGCGCGCTACGGATACCACGGATCGTACGATGATCTGGAATTGGGCCTGCTTGGCCACAACGGCGAGCGCACTCTGCTCGGCGAATTCGGGCACGCCGACACATTCGAACAGCTGTTGGCGCAACGCGGATCGGAGATCGCCGCGGTATTTCTCGAGCCGGTGCTCGGCTCGTCCGGGGTGGTTGCGCCGCCAGAAGGCTTTCTGCAGCGGGTCGCGGACGCCGCCCGACGGAGCGGTGCATTGTTCGTGCTCGACGAGGTCATCACCCTGCGCCTGTCGGAAGGCGGCGCGCAGAAACTCTTTAAGCTCAGGCCCGACCTAACCATGATGGGTAAGATCATCGGGGGCGGCACGCCGGTCGGCGCACTCGGTGGAAGAGCGGACATAATGGCATCGTTCGATCCGCGGGAGCGCCACTCGTTGCTTCATTCGGGAACCTTCAACGGCAACGTGCTCACCTGCTCTGCAGGACAGGTCTCGGTGCGCGAGCTGACTCAGGAGCGCATCGACAAGATGGAAGTTCAGGCCAAGCGTCTCGGCGAAGAATTCAAGCACCTGGCGCGGCAGTCTGAAGTTCCCTTCTCCGTCCGGCAATTCGGTTCGCTGATGAATATTTTTTTCACTAATGTCGCGCCGCCGGCGACGATCGTTCGCGAGGATCTTCGGACGATGGCGCAATTTCATCTCGCCGCGCTCAATCACGGACTCTTCATCGCACCGCGCGGTCTGATCGCCCTATCGACGGTTATCGGCGACCATCTTGTAGAAGAGATCTGCGAACGCGTTTCCCGGGCAATAACGGACGTCGCGCGCCAGATGGCCTAAGCGGCTCCGCAGCGTTTCCCGGCGACGTCATTAGTCTAGTGACGCGCACGCGTCGTGTGTTTTTGGCGCCCACGCAACCTTCCGCTTCCTACTTAGGGCTCTAAACCTGTAGCGCCGAGGACCCATTGACAACACACTTTGCAGAGGCCGAACTAAAGAGCTGCCTTTCTCTCAGCGGGCTTGCGTCTTTAACGCGCGGCGGGCCGGCGCATCAGGCGATCGAGCGGATTCGCGAAGCCCTCAAGCTCATTCCATACCTTGCGGACTAGCTTACGGCGCTTGAGATGATTCATAACTTCGAGCCGGATCCCGTCGGGATCGTTGAAAAACAGCGCGTAGTAGTCGGGCGAGTATTCCGGCCACAGGCGCGGCCCCTCCACTTTGATTCTCATCGCGCGTAGCTTGCGCGCGACCTGATCGACGGCGACCCGGTTGGCGACTCGCACAGACAAGTGGTGTAGCCCAGGCGCATACGAATCATGTTTAACTGCTCGATGGTGCGCTGGGCGAATGGAGACCTGGAACCTACGATTGTAGTAGTGGCAGTGCGGCTCGCCACCGATTGCTGCCGTTCCCTTCTTGAATCCCAGCGCCCTCATCACCCGATCGTAAAAGCGGCGCGAGCGCGCAAAATCGCTTACCGTCAGATAGACGTGGTCGATGCCGATAAGCTCGGCCGCGGAGTCCGGTTTTGGAGCGGAACCGCCACGCCGCATCATGCCGCCTTGAGCTCGGAGGTGCAGTGCGCGCACTTGCTAGCCCCGAGGGGAATCTTGCTCAAACAGTAGGGGCAGTCCTTATCCGCCGGCGCGGGCGGCGCCGGACTCACGAGGCGAGTCATCTGCCTCACCAGGATGAACATCGCGAACGCCACGATGACAAAATCGATAATCGTATTGATGAAGGATCCGTAGGCGATAATCGGCACGCCTGCCGTCCTGGCCGCGGCCAGCGACGGAAAGGTTTTCTCCGACAAGTTGAGATAGAGACTGGAGAAGTCGACTTTGCCGAGTAGGGATCCAATCGGCGGCATGATCACGTCATTGACCAGGGAGGTCGTGATCTTGCCGAACGCGGCACCCATGACAAAGCCGACCGCGAGGTCAACCACATTTCCCCGCATCGCAAATTCCTTGAAATCCGAAAACATCGACATGGTTCAGTGGCCTCCTTGCCAGTTATCGAGTTCATGTCACATAGCAATCGAATCCTCGTTGCGCGAGGGTTTCACGTCTCGCCACAGAGAGCACCGCTGTTAGAAAATTGTGCGTCGCGGCTACCTTTCACCTCTGTGTCTTGCCAGCTCAGCTCCGGACCCAGATGACGCTGCTACGGATGGAACTTGACCAGACCGCTTCGCGCGTCTTGATATGCGCTTCGCCCTGACTATGCGCCAATGCTTTGAGCTTCCCTTCGAGTTGCGCGTCGCGGCTCGTCGGGAGGTGCTGTTTCGCCTG contains:
- a CDS encoding RidA family protein — its product is MERKYLNPPTLLQPRGYTHVVTVAGGGKMVFISGQVAVDKDGKLVGPGDLKTQIRQAASNLKLALEAAGATPADIVKTNTYIVNYKQADYSALREARAELFPSGEPPASTLVGVTSLAVDGLMVEMEAIAVVK
- a CDS encoding class I SAM-dependent methyltransferase: MGNLTLAPAFDDLARMAGYDESTYGERIADVYDEFFTTPTNATDAVAFLASVAGSRRVLELGIGTGRIALPLAAQGLKVSGIDSSAKMVEKLRDKPGGDAIPVALGNFVDVKVPGQFSLIYVVFSTFFGGLFTQEDQIRCFDRVARHLTYDGVFVLEAFVPDVSRFDRGQRTSTIYLDSETAVIDSAKHDPVTQRVHAAHMIVSEEGNRLYPVQLRYAWPSELDLMARLAGMRLRERWGGWRRESFSALSPLHVSVYEKVRVATGPSTRAKPRYRVKR
- a CDS encoding aminotransferase class III-fold pyridoxal phosphate-dependent enzyme, which encodes MNAIEERFRKQTVKSAQLAERAEQVMPGGDTRTTTYHRPYPLAIDRGEGPFLFDVDGNRYIDLLGNYTSLVHGHAYPPIAEAVARVARNGTAWPARSRAQIELAELLCERIPSVESIRFCNSGTEAGMLAAQVARHLTGRKLLVMARYGYHGSYDDLELGLLGHNGERTLLGEFGHADTFEQLLAQRGSEIAAVFLEPVLGSSGVVAPPEGFLQRVADAARRSGALFVLDEVITLRLSEGGAQKLFKLRPDLTMMGKIIGGGTPVGALGGRADIMASFDPRERHSLLHSGTFNGNVLTCSAGQVSVRELTQERIDKMEVQAKRLGEEFKHLARQSEVPFSVRQFGSLMNIFFTNVAPPATIVREDLRTMAQFHLAALNHGLFIAPRGLIALSTVIGDHLVEEICERVSRAITDVARQMA
- a CDS encoding VOC family protein — encoded protein: MMRRGGSAPKPDSAAELIGIDHVYLTVSDFARSRRFYDRVMRALGFKKGTAAIGGEPHCHYYNRRFQVSIRPAHHRAVKHDSYAPGLHHLSVRVANRVAVDQVARKLRAMRIKVEGPRLWPEYSPDYYALFFNDPDGIRLEVMNHLKRRKLVRKVWNELEGFANPLDRLMRRPAAR
- the mscL gene encoding large conductance mechanosensitive channel protein MscL, translated to MSMFSDFKEFAMRGNVVDLAVGFVMGAAFGKITTSLVNDVIMPPIGSLLGKVDFSSLYLNLSEKTFPSLAAARTAGVPIIAYGSFINTIIDFVIVAFAMFILVRQMTRLVSPAPPAPADKDCPYCLSKIPLGASKCAHCTSELKAA